The genomic stretch AGCCCTGCCCAGTGAAGCCCAGGTGACGGCGCTTGAAGCCCTGCTGGACGTTCCCCCTCGCTCCTCGGTCTCCCGACTTGACCAGCTCCGGAAAGCGCCGCTGTCGGTCTCTGCGCCTGGACTCGTTGGTGCGCTCAAGCGGGTTGAAGCGGTGCGGCGGGCCGGCGTGACCACCCTGGACCTGAGCGGTTTTCCTGAACAACGGCTGAACACCCTCTTCCGCATCGGGATGGGCGTCAAGGCCCAGGCGATCCGCCGCATGACCCGCTCCCGGCGCATCGCCACCCTGCTGGTGACGGTTCATCGCCTTGAAGGTCAGGCCCTGGATGACGCCTTGACCCTGTTTGAAAGCCTGCTGACCGACCTCTTCAACCGGATTGAACGCAAAGAGGACGGCACGCGGCAGGATCACCTGCCGTCACTGGAAGAAGCGGCCCGGCACAGCAATCAGCTCACCTTGGCTTTTCTGGAGAGCCTGGGGCAACCGCCCCAGGACTTTCCCACTTTCGCGGCGCGGGTGCTGGCCCTGGTGCCTCAGGAACAGCTTCAGGCCGCGGCGGAAACGGTTCAGGCACTGACCCGGCCCAGAAGCGAGACGCGGTTGGAAGGGCTGCTCAGCCGCTACAGCTACGTGCAGCAGTTTCTACCGGCCCTGCTGAGGACGGTGACCTTTGAGGGCAGCGCCGCTGGAGGGCCGTCCCTGGCCGCGCTTCAGGCGCTGCGGCGTCTGGGGCGCCGATCACAGGTCATGGCCACCGAGGTGCCACTCACGCTCGTCAAGGGTGACTGGAGCAAGCTCATTCCCAGAAAAGGGCCACTGAACCGGCCTGCTTACACCCTTTGTGTTCTCGACCATTTGCATCTGGCCCTGAAGCGCCGCGACGTCTTTGTGTCAGCCAGTCCCAAATTTAATGACCCTCGCCTGCGCCTGCTGTCGGATCAGGCCTGGACGGCTCTGAAGGCTGAGGTCTGCCGGAGTCTTGACCTTGACCCTGATCCGCAGGTCATGCTGGCGCGGTTCAGCGCCCAGTTGGACGAGCGGTACCAGTTGGTAGAAGCCCGCTTACCGCAGAACGCCGCGGTCTCTCTGGCAGAAGAAGAGGGCCGCACCGTGCTGGTGCTTCAGGAGGACGAGGCGCTGCCCGAGCCGCTCAGTCTGCGGCACCTGCGGGAACTGGTGGCGAGGCGGATGCCTCGCCTGGATTTGCCGGATCTGCTCCTGGAAGTGCACCGCTGGACGGGGTTTGCCCACGCCTTCACGCATTTGAGCGAAGCGCGAACACGGGTGGAACACCTCGACGTCAGCGTTTGCGCGGTCCTGCTGGCTGAAGCGTGCAATGTTGGACTGGACGCGGTGGTTCAACCGGAGACAGAGGCCCTTGGGCGCGGCCGCCTGTCCTGGGTGGATCAGCATTACCTGCGCGCCGAAACCATTGCGAGTGCCAATGCCCGTTTGGTGGAGTTTCAGGCCACCATTCCGACGGTGGCGGCGTGGGGGGACGGTCAGGTGGCCTCCGTGGACGGGCTGCGCTTCCGCGTACCGGTGAAAACCATCTACGCCGGCCAGAACCCCAAGTATTTTGGCGTTCGCAGTGGCGTGACCTATCTCAACTTCATCTCCGATCAGTACAGCGGTTTTCACGGCATCGTGGTGCCGGGGACCCTGCGCGATTCCCTGTTCGCCCTGGACGGCATGATTGAGCAGAACACGGTGCTGCGCCCTCAGCAACTCGTGTCGGATACGGCAGCCTCGTCGTACATGGTCTTCGGGTTGTTCCGCCTGTTGGGT from Deinococcus multiflagellatus encodes the following:
- a CDS encoding Tn3 family transposase, whose amino-acid sequence is ALPSEAQVTALEALLDVPPRSSVSRLDQLRKAPLSVSAPGLVGALKRVEAVRRAGVTTLDLSGFPEQRLNTLFRIGMGVKAQAIRRMTRSRRIATLLVTVHRLEGQALDDALTLFESLLTDLFNRIERKEDGTRQDHLPSLEEAARHSNQLTLAFLESLGQPPQDFPTFAARVLALVPQEQLQAAAETVQALTRPRSETRLEGLLSRYSYVQQFLPALLRTVTFEGSAAGGPSLAALQALRRLGRRSQVMATEVPLTLVKGDWSKLIPRKGPLNRPAYTLCVLDHLHLALKRRDVFVSASPKFNDPRLRLLSDQAWTALKAEVCRSLDLDPDPQVMLARFSAQLDERYQLVEARLPQNAAVSLAEEEGRTVLVLQEDEALPEPLSLRHLRELVARRMPRLDLPDLLLEVHRWTGFAHAFTHLSEARTRVEHLDVSVCAVLLAEACNVGLDAVVQPETEALGRGRLSWVDQHYLRAETIASANARLVEFQATIPTVAAWGDGQVASVDGLRFRVPVKTIYAGQNPKYFGVRSGVTYLNFISDQYSGFHGIVVPGTLRDSLFALDGMIEQNTVLRPQQLVSDTAASSYMVFGLFRLLGYQFSPELADLRERTYARMSREAQYGKLNALATSQVSTALIATHWDDLLRLAGSLMTRTVRASDLLKVIGVKPKSALTRALEQVGRIASTLHLLSYHDDPLYRRTIGTQRNRQEARHRLARAVFQGRHGELRQHYVAGMEDQLGALGLVVNAIILWNARYLDLILNQLRVEGVEVREEDVQRLSPLKFEHIHLGGRYHFSLTSQMPAGQFRRLRDPDEVES